In Colletotrichum higginsianum IMI 349063 chromosome 1, whole genome shotgun sequence, one genomic interval encodes:
- a CDS encoding Splicing factor 3B subunit 1, with protein MSDADFETVRKLQAERNAAAAAKKGSHTFDPTNQRADTGTKQKLTDSFDTDLYDRNGVDKFAGYNTSIPAGEDDDDEMEGTDNTRRLVGQYTASRDMIDEFARGDGVEEDDPLAGRGEKSNRITDRETDYQKRRFDRALSPVRTDAFSNGDNQDGSSYREIMARRELEKEEEEVARKIKEKAAAGHEEDGNVAQATLKDDDKENAQAGSTEEASSGRKRKKRWDVSSAPAADEEAAQPSEPAKSKRSRWDQTPSLEPADAPKKRSRWDQAPSATPMGNQGLATPMHPSQAGSALLPTTFGTDVSGRNAPLSDEELDALLPGEDQGYKILEPPPGYAPIRAPAHKLMATPAPQTGFMMQDPDSVRLSGKPVPAEIPGIGDLQFFKAEDMAYFGKLTDGSDENSLSVEEMKERKIMRLLLKVKNGTPPMRKTALRQLTDNARQFGAGPLFDQILPLLMEKTLEDQERHLLVKVIDRILYKLDDLVRPYVHKILVVIEPLLIDQDYYARVEGREIISNLSKAAGLATMISTMRPDIDHVDEYVRNTTARAFAVVASALGIPALLPFLRAVCRSKKSWQARHTGVKIVQQIPILMGCAVLPHLKGLVDCIGPNLNDEQTKVRTVTSLAIAALAEASNPYGIESFDDILNPLWTGARKQRGKGLAGFLKAVGFIIPLMDEEYANYYTSQIMEILLREFSSPDEEMKKVVLKVVSQCAGTDGVTAGYLKEHVLDEFFKSFWVRRMALDKRNYRQVVETTVDIGQKVGVSEILERIVVNLKDESEAYRKMTVETVEKIVASLGAADIGERLEERLIDGILHSFQEQSVEDIVMLNGFGSVVNALGSRCKPYLPQIVSTILWRLNNKSATVRQQAADLISRIAMVMKQCGEDALMGKLGIVLYEYLGEEYPEVLGSILGALRSIVTVVGITQMQPPIKDLLPRLTPILRNRHEKVQENTIDLVGRIADRGPESVNAREWMRICFELLDMLKAHKKGIRRAANNTFGFIAKAIGPQDVLATLLNNLRVQERQSRVNTAVAIGIVAETCAPFTVLPALMNEYRVPELNVQNGVLKSLSFLFEYIGEMAKDYVYAVTPLLEDALIDRDQVHRQTAASVVKHIALGVVGLGCEDAMVHLLNLLYPNLFETSPHVIDRIIEAIEAIRMAVGPGVVLNYVWAGLFHPARKVRQPYWRLYNDAYVQGADAMVPYYPNLDEEKVDRSELAIML; from the coding sequence ATGTCCGACGCAGACTTCGAGACCGTCCGGAAGCTCCAGGCGGAGCGcaacgctgccgccgctgcgaAAAAGGGCTCGCACACCTTCGACCCGACCAACCAGCGTGCCGACACAGGCACCAAGCAGAAACTCACCGATAGCTTCGACACCGATCTGTACGATCGCAATGGCGTCGACAAGTTTGCCGGATACAACACGTCCATCCCCGcaggcgaggacgatgacgacgagatggagggcACCGACAATACGCGCCGTCTCGTCGGCCAGTACACGGCTTCGCGTGACATGATTGACGAATTTGCacgcggcgatggcgtcgaggaagacgatcCGTTGGCGGGCCGTGGCGAGAAGAGCAACAGGATTACCGATCGCGAGACTGACTACCAGAAGCGCCGCTTCGACCGCGCCCTCTCTCCCGTTCGAACCGATGCCTTCTCCAACGGCGACAACCAGGATGGCTCTAGCTACCGCGAAATAATGGCGAGGAGGGAActtgagaaggaggaggaagaggttgCACGCAAAATCAAAGAAAAGGCCGCAGCCGGTcacgaggaagacggcaaTGTTGCTCAGGCGACTTTAAAGGATGACGACAAGGAGAACGCCCAAGCAGGATCTACCGAGGAAGCATCTTCTGGAAGGAAGCGTAAGAAGAGATGGGACGTGTCGTCCGCGCCAgctgccgacgaggaggccgctCAGCCGTCAGAGCCCGCGAAGTCTAAGCGGTCACGATGGGACCAGACGCCTTCTTTGGAGCCCGCAGACGCGCCGAAGAAGCGATCAAGATGGGACCAGGCACCCTCGGCCACTCCTATGGGAAATCAGGGGCTCGCCACTCCGATGCACCCCTCACAAGCGGGCAGTGCTCTCCTGCCTACGACCTTCGGGACGGATGTCTCGGGACGCAACGCGCCTCTGAGCGACGAAGAGCTGGATGCGCTTCTTCCCGGCGAGGATCAAGGATATAAGATCCTTGAGCCGCCGCCAGGATACGCCCCAATTCGCGCTCCTGCCCACAAGCTCATGGCCACGCCAGCACCGCAAACCGGGTTCATGATGCAAGACCCCGACTCTGTCAGGCTGAGCGGAAAGCCTGTTCCAGCAGAAATCCCTGGTATTGGCGACCTGCAGTTcttcaaggccgaggacatGGCGTACTTTGGTAAGCTGACCGACGGCTCTGATGAGAACAGCTTGAGCGtggaggagatgaaggagaggaagatcATGAGGCTGCTCTTGAAAGTCAAGAACGGTACTCCTCCAATGCGTAAAACTGCTCTGAGACAGCTCACCGACAATGCCAGGCAGTTTGGAGCCGGTCCGCTCTTCGACCAGATTCTCCCGCTGCTCATGGAGAAGACGTTGGAAGACCAAGAACGTCATTTGCTCGTCAAGGTCATCGACCGTATCCTCTACAAGCTCGATGATCTCGTGCGGCCATACGTCCACAAGATTCTGGTCGTCATCGAGCCGCTGCTCATCGACCAAGACTACTACGCCAGAGTGGAAGGACGCGAGATCATCTCCAACCTCAGTAAAGCCGCTGGTCTGGCCACCATGATCAGCACGATGAGACCAGATATCGACCACGTTGACGAATATGTCCGAAACACCACCGCCAGAGCCTTTGCTGTGGTTGCGTCTGCCTTGGGCATCCCGGCCCTATTGCCTTTTCTTCGAGCCGTCTGTCGAAGCAAGAAGTCATGGCAGGCTCGACACACCGGTGTCAAGATTGTACAGCAGATTCCTATCCTGATGGGCTGCGCCGTCCTGCCACATTTGAAAGGCTTGGTGGACTGCATCGGTCCAAACCTCAACGACGAACAGACAAAAGTCAGGACTGTCACCAGtctggccatcgccgcccttgccgaaGCGTCGAACCCCTACGGTATTGAGAGCTTCGATGACATTCTTAACCCGTTATGGACCGGAGCTCGCAAACAGCGAGGAAAGGGTCTTGCAGGTTTCCTCAAGGCAGTTGGCTTCATCATCCCGCTCATGGACGAGGAGTACGCCAACTACTACACTAGTCAAATCATGGAAATCCTTCTTCGCGAATTCTCCTCACCCGATGAGGAAATGAAGAAGGTTGTCCTGAAGGTGGTGTCTCAGTGCGCAGGTACCGATGGTGTTACTGCAGGCTACCTCAAGGAACATGTTTTGGACGAGTTCTTCAAGAGCTTCTGGGTGCGGCGAATGGCCTTGGACAAGCGCAACTACAGGCAGGTTGTCGAAACCACGGTCGACATCGGCCAAAAGGTCGGCGTAAGCGAGATTCTGGAGAGAATTGTGGTGAACCTCAAGGACGAAAGCGAGGCTTATAGGAAGATGACCGTCGAGACAGTCGAGAAGATTGTTGCCAGCCTGGGCGCTGCGGACATCGGCGAGCGTCTCGAAGAGCGCTTGATTGATGGAATTCTACATTCGTTCCAAGAACAGAGCGTGGAGGACATTGTCATGCTCAATGGTTTCGGCTCTGTTGTCAACGCCCTGGGCTCGCGCTGCAAGCCTTACCTGCCACAGATCGTCAGCACCATCCTCTGGCGGCTGAACAACAAGTCGGCAACAGTACGACAGCAAGCAGCCGACCTTATTTCACGAATTGCCATGGTCATGAAGCAATGCGGAGAGGACGCCTTGATGGGCAAGCTCGGTATCGTGCTCTACGAATATTTGGGCGAGGAGTACCCCGAAGTCCTTGGGTCCATCCTGGGAGCCCTACGGTCTATCGTCACGGTTGTTGGTATCACACAGATGCAGCCTCCGATCAAGGACCTCCTGCCCCGACTTACTCCTATCCTTCGCAACCGACACGAAAAGGTCCAGGAAAACACCATCGATCTCGTCGGTCGTATCGCCGACCGTGGCCCCGAGAGTGTCAACGCCCGCGAATGGATGCGCATTTGCTTCGAGCTGCTCGATATGCTCAAGGCGCACAAGAAGGGCATCCGTCGTGCCGCCAACAACACGTTCGGCTTcatcgccaaggccatcGGTCCCCAGGACGTCCTCGCTACGCTGCTGAACAACCTTCGAGTGCAGGAGCGCCAGTCTCGTGTCAACACAGCTGTTGCTATTGGCATTGTTGCCGAGACGTGTGCCCCTTTCACGGTTCTCCCCGCCCTCATGAACGAGTACCGCGTGCCGGAGCTGAACGTACAAAACGGTGTGCTCAAGTCTCTATCCTTCCTGTTCGAGTACATTGGCGAGATGGCCAAGGATTACGTCTATGCCGTCACCCCTTTGCTCGAGGACGCTCTTATCGACCGCGACCAGGTCCACCGCCAGACGGCGGCCTCAGTTGTCAAGCACATCGCGCTTGGTGTCGTCGGTCTCGGTTGCGAGGATGCCATGGTCCACCTTCTCAACCTCCTGTACCCGAACCTCTTTGAGACGAGCCCCCACGTTATTGACCGTATTATCGAGGCCATCGAAGCCATCCGCATGGCTGTCGGTCCCGGTGTGGTCCTCAACTACGTTTGGGCAGGTCTATTCCACCCGGCACGCAAGGTACGCCAGCCCTACTGGCGACTTTACAACGACGCCTACGTCCAGGGTGCCGACGCTATGGTGCCGTACTATCCCAActtggacgaggagaaggtTGACAGGTCGGAGTTGGCGATCATGCTCTAA
- a CDS encoding DNA repair metallo-beta-lactamase, protein MGPSSSAARKRTITPKKTLTKLPLSKKPARPNASILNFFQKTEKPEPTLFLDGHDKLVTPQNGGGGENEIYNAEPWEEDKRFNEVEAPSKRRRLSQGDEESEGEPLEEKKLESPMQSEQAALSPPLRTRLSTKQQAKHKGPFLDDSDSEEESGPAKTAGFLGTIRNRPPIVPPPKSEENSTSPVKSEEEDPMPLISLGKHESTPSAKETSCPPPPMKVEDSIDADFANVDEFGDLDEFPDGEDVGGEEYRMMRFMKEQARLEAEIEDEAAGSDSLDGLVDRGRLGDAMVANCPICDVSLAGITPDEATRHVNACLDGNPIPLPQPNETKKLKKGGIASPPMPASPEVSKRFARAAVPREGQANPFNLGEVDNKPTSAFSKLMSGHAEDAAWAGAAAAEHSARGKPAYQRTCPFYKIMPGFYICVDAFRYGAVKGCNAYFLSHFHSDHYIGLTANWTHGPIYCSKVTGDLVKMQLRVAAHWVRPLEFDETVKVPGTEGVTVTMISANHCPGSSLFLFEKSIGKGNSAKKQRILHCGDFRACPAQVGHPLLKPEVQDSISGKTKQQKIDVCYLDTTYLNPRYSFPPQNDVIKACADMCKSLAPDQSLMDDTWDKINREAGTGTVSKFFTKVNADGEVSESNPKTAPKERLLVICGTYSIGKERICKAIAQALGSKIFASKSKIRICSKLGDPELTALMTDNPYEAQVHMQMLMEIRAETLQEYLNSYKPHFSRIVGFRPSGWNYRPQGASKSVTASTQPSIIPTTQIFQAQAWRSRFGAKDFVPQRGSTKEAMCFGVPYSEHSSFRELAMFIMSLHIEKVVPTVNVGSEVSRKRMKGWIDKWLAERRKCGLLRPLEGEEGECKEVRLWDGKDSCGGGVWW, encoded by the coding sequence ATGGGGCCTTCGTCTTCAGCAGCGCGGAAGCGAACCATCACTCCGAAGAAAACATTGACCAAGCTCCCACTTTCCAAGAAGCCCGCAAGGCCGAATGCTAGCATTTTGAATTTTTTTCAGAAGACCGAGAAACCCGAACCGACTCTGTTCCTCGATGGCCACGATAAACTCGTAACCCCCCAGaacggaggaggcggagagaACGAGATCTACAATGCTGAACCATGGGAGGAGGATAAGCGATTCAACGAGGTTGAGGCCCCGAGCAAGAGGAGAAGACTGAGCCAAGGGGATGAGGAAAGCGAAGGAGAGCCGttggaagaaaaaaaactcGAAAGCCCCATGCAATCCGAACAAGCTGCATTATCGCCACCCTTGAGGACGAGACTCTCAACGAAGCAACAGGCGAAGCATAAGGGCCCCTTCCTTGACGACTCCGATAGCGAAGAAGAATCTGGCCCGGCAAAAACGGCAGGGTTTCTTGGGACTATCCGAAATCGCCCGCCTATTGTTCCGCCCCCCAAGTCAGAAGAAAACTCAACGAGCCCCGTCAAatcggaagaggaggaccCGATGCCGTTGATTTCGTTGGGCAAACACGAGTCAACGCCGTCCGCAAAAGAGACTAGCTGTCCGCCACCGCCAATGAAGGTTGAGGACTCGATCGACGCTGATTTTGCAAATGTTGACGAATTTGGTGACTTAGACGAATTTCCCGACGGTGAAGacgttggcggcgaagagTATCGCATGATGCGGTTTATGAAGGAGCAAGCCCGTTTAGAGGCTGAAATTGaggacgaagccgccgggAGTGACtctctcgacggcctcgtagACCGTGGTCGACTGGGCGACGCCATGGTAGCCAACTGCCCAATATGCGACGTTAGTCTTGCTGGCATCACCCCCGACGAGGCAACACGACATGTCAATGCGTGCCTCGATGGCAACCCGATCCCACTTCCCCAACCCAACGAAACCAAAAAGCTCAAGAAAGGGGGCATTGCTAGTCCGCCGATGCCTGCATCTCCAGAAGTCAGCAAACGATTCGCACGCGCTGCTGTTCCCCGAGAAGGTCAAGCCAATCCCTTCAACCTGGGCGAGGTTGATAATAAACCAACCTCTGCCTTCAGCAAGCTGATGTCAGGTCATGCTGAAGACGCTGCGTGGGctggcgccgctgccgcagaGCACTCGGCACGCGGCAAACCTGCATACCAGCGAACCTGCCCGTTCTACAAAATCATGCCTGGTTTCTACATCTGTGTGGATGCCTTCAGGTATGGTGCGGTCAAAGGATGCAATGCATACTTCTTGAGCCACTTTCACAGCGATCACTACATTGGGTTGACTGCCAACTGGACGCATGGCCCCATCTACTGCAGCAAAGTCACCGGTGACCTGGTCAAGATGCAGCTGCGTGTTGCTGCCCACTGGGTTCGGCCCCTCGAGTTCGATGAGACAGTTAAGGTGCCAGGCACTGAGGGTGTGACGGTGACTATGATCTCTGCAAACCATTGTCCTGGAAGTTCCTTGTTTTTGTTTGAGAAGAGCATCGGGAAGGGAAACAGTGCAAAGAAGCAACGAATATTGCATTGCGGTGACTTCAGGGCTTGTCCGGCACAAGTCGGGCATCCTCTTTTGAAACCCGAGGTGCAGGACTCGATTTCTGGCAAGACCAAGCAGCAAAAGATCGATGTTTGCTACCTGGACACGACTTACCTCAATCCACGCTACTCGTTCCCGCCACAAAACGATGTCATCAAGGCTTGCGCAGATATGTGCAAGTCCTTGGCTCCGGATCAGTCGTTGATGGACGACACATGGGACAAAATTAACAGAGAGGCTGGCACGGGAACTGTCAGCAAGTTCTTCACCAAGGTGAATGCGGATGGAGAGGTATCGGAGTCCAACCCGAAAACTGCCCCCAAGGAGCGCCTTCTTGTCATCTGCGGAACCTACTCAATCGGCAAAGAGCGGATTTGCAAGGCCATCGCCCAGGCTTTGGGAAGCAAGATTTTTGCATCCAAATCCAAGATTCGGATTTGCTCTAAGCTTGGCGATCCGGAATTGACGGCTCTCATGACAGATAACCCGTACGAGGCTCAAGTCCATATGCAGATGCTAATGGAGATCCGCGCGGAAACCCTCCAGGAGTATCTGAACTCGTACAAGCCTCACTTTAGCCGCATTGTCGGGTTCCGCCCCTCCGGCTGGAACTATCGGCCACAGGGGGCAAGCAAATCAGTGACGGCCAGTACACAGCCAAGCATCATCCCTACGACACAGATTTTCCAGGCCCAGGCATGGCGGTCACGGTTCGGGGCGAAGGACTTCGTACCACAGCGCGGCAGTACCAAAGAAGCCATGTGTTTCGGGGTGCCATACAGTGAACATAGCAGCTTCCGAGAGCTGGCAATGTTCATCATGTCACTGCACATTGAGAAGGTCGTTCCCACGGTGAACGTCGGCAGCGAGGTATCAAGGAAGAGAATGAAGGGCTGGATCGACAAGTGGTTGGCCGAGAGAAGGAAGTGCGGACTCCTCCGCCCTCTTGAGGGCGAAGAGGGTGAGTGCAAGGAAGTCAGGCTTTGGGATGGCAAAGATAGCTGTGGAGGAGGTGTCTGGTGGTGA
- a CDS encoding U6 snRNA-associated Sm-like protein LSm2, protein MLFFSFFKTLIDHEVTVELKNDIQIRGILKSVDQYLNIKLEEISVVEELKYPHLSSVKNVFIRGSVVRYVHLPAGSVDVPLLEDATRREAAAQAAKAK, encoded by the exons ATGCTCTTCTTTAG TTTCTTCAAGACGCTCATAGACCATGAGGTCACCGTCGAACTCAAGAACGACATCCAGATCCGCGGCATCTTGAAGAGCGTCGATCAGTACCTCAACATCAAGCTGGAAGAGATTTCggtggtcgaggagctcaagtACCCGCACCTG AGTTCCGTCAAAAATGTCTTCATCCGTGGCTCCGTTGTGCGCTACGTCCATCTCCCCGCTGGTTCCGTAGACGTGCCGCTCTTGGAGGACGCGACGCGGAGAG AAGCTGCTGCCCAGGCCGCAAAGGCGAAATAG
- a CDS encoding IBR domain-containing protein codes for MTGLPLTLTEHAHARWIDQQKADKLNFIKDVCYWLSLSLVASTLQIILFTSVAIMASSEDHDLEDWLTLARGFRVTAVMFYEIPFVYGKTMWFSICLQHRLPSHTIEFGSTMSLVQQFVLIWVIEPTMIQVWRAHQAEEPLLGQSTGALLATFVFVTAIVAMRKMAQRSRLLTELVVCLE; via the coding sequence ATGACAGGCCTGCCTCTCACCCTGACCGAACACGCCCACGCTCGCTGGATCGATCAGCAGAAAGCCGATAAACTCAACTTCATTAAAGATGTATGCTACTGGCTAAGTCTCTCCCTCGTTGCTTCGACTCTTCAGATCATTCTCTTCACCTCTGTTGCCATCATGGCATCATCCGAAGACCACGACCTCGAGGATTGGCTCACTCTCGCCCGCGGATTCCGTGTCACGGCTGTTATGTTTTACGAAATTCCTTTCGTCTATGGAAAAACCATGTGGTTTTCCATCTGTCTTCAGCATCGACTTCCCAGCCATACGATCGAATTTGGTTCGACGATGAGTCTGGTCCAACAGTTCGTTCTCATTTGGGTCATTGAGCCGACGATGATTCAGGTATGGCGCGCTCATCAAGCAGAGGAGCCTCTTCTCGGACAGAGCACTGGCGCTCTGCTGGCGACGTTCGTGTTCGTCACCGCCATCGTCGCGATGCGAAAGATGGCTCAGCGATCACGTCTTCTCACCGAACTTGTGGTTTGCCTTGAGTGA
- a CDS encoding IBR domain-containing protein, whose amino-acid sequence METVSSVPSRLEEVVVFYGDPFVALQDDEHEVKPLEINENREGKEPHGDCHSEEITAEAVDEVDWTKYNPPAALKTAPNVTNTVLLEVLQTSIGNVQARGDEENQRREEEERQREAETNVDQEGSNSMRNAPYLPIIMTTSDPESSTCQPSKDDHNLKLFPELMGNSEGRSATGLIVLPFQPKKKSRFALARILQKMGEKEATRRPFRLGANSSKMSVEGPSEEGSASSKRKEIYPVECVSCLDDFNSKDMVKVTCHRYCRECFERLITTAVQNEQQWPPKCCLNDIPFRTILRYVPKDLGKTYKDRAAEWKIPISQRIYCNQPDCGLWVRPDHVNQSLCIARCSNAHWTCTTCRGPQHENSDCPQDRDLALTKALAADEGWQHCLKCQALVEHREACQHMTCRCGYEFCYVCNQKWRTCTCTMDQLNAIKAGAATRRQERQRREAEAESELQDALRQIEEFEREEALKAELLRQDMERQEEERRQRELEERVRLESLRRHQIEVKYQGLREMLDQIHDLQEVIVRYQHDKEKELASHEASTSMIELEAKQQAEYLEVTEMAAQKLATKEQALATEYILRVIEEKKTEDAYLQVLEGFFAGKPASEARVEELMRQLRKKMDKGWRAWVRWRKEEAAAYKMKVEEERTIREEIMYSVKKRHEESVEEGRRELGRRQAAELRWVTFVVAERAQLLARMETAEVEDGANGYIVSGSEGEAAYEGVSGPS is encoded by the exons ATGGAAACTGTATCGTCTGTGCCTTCCCGTTTGGAGGAAGTCGTGGTGTTCTACGGTGACCCCTTTGTGGCTTTACAAGACGACGAGCACGAGGTCAAGCCACTAGAAATCAACGAGAATCGCGAAGGAAAAGAACCTCATGGGGATTGTCATTCTGAAGAAATTACAGCCGAGGCAGTCGATGAAGTCGACTGGACAAAGTACAACCCCCCAGCCGCCCTCAAAACCGCGCCAAATGTCACCAATACTGTGCTTCTCGAGGTCTTGCAGACCTCCATCGGGAACGTTCAAGCAAGAGGCGACGAAGAGAATCAAAGacgggaggaagaagagagacaACGAGAGGCGGAAACAAACGTGGACCAAGAGGGCAGCAACAGCATGAGGAATGCCCCATATCTCCCGATAATCATGACAACTAGCGACCCCGAGTCATCAACGTGTCAGCCAAGCAAAGACGACCATAACCTCAAACTCTTTCCGGAGCTGATGGGTAACAGTGAGGGTCGTTCGGCCACTGGACTTATTGTGCTGCCATTCCAGCCAAAGAAAAAGAGTCGGTTTGCCTTGGCACGAATTCTGCAAAAGATGGGCGAAAAGGAGGCAACAAGGAGGCCTTTTCGCCTGGGCGCCAACTCAAGCAAGATGAGTGTGGAAGGCCCATCAGAAGAAGGTTCAGCAAGCAGCAAAAGAAAGGAAATATATCCCGT CGAGTGTGTATCATGTCTCGACGACTTCAACTCGAAGGACATGGTCAAGGTCACCTGCCATAGATACTGCCGCGAATGCTTTGAGCGCCTTATCACCACGGCTGTCCAAAACGAGCAGCAATGGCCTCCCAAGTGTTGCCTCAATGACATACCATTCCGTACGATCCTGCGTTATGTCCCCAAAGACCTAGGCAAGACGTACAAAGACCGCGCAGCCGAGTGGAAGATCCCCATCAGCCAGCGCATATACTGCAACCAGCCCGACTGCGGTCTCTGGGTCAGACCTGACCATGTAAACCAAAGCCTCTGCATCGCACGCTGCTCAAACGCCCACTGGACATGTACCACCTGCCGTGGCCCGCAACACGAAAATTCCGACTGCCCACAGGACCGCGACTTGGCGCTGACAAAAGCCCTCGCTGCGGACGAGGGATGGCAGCACTGCTTAAAATGTCAAGCGCTGGTCGAGCACCGGGAGGCATGCCAGCACATGACTTGTCGTTGCGGGTATGAGTTCTGCTACGTCTGCAACCAGAAGTGGCGAACGTGTACTTGCACGATGGACCAGCTGAATGCCATCAAGGCCGGAGCTGCGACGCGGCGACAGGAAAGACAGCGGagggaggccgaggccgaatCCGAGCTTCAAGACGCTCTACGGCAGATCGAGGAATTCGAGCGTGAAGAAGCGCTGAAGGCCGAGTTATTGAGGCAGGATATGGAgaggcaggaagaagagcgcAGACAGCGCGAGCTGGAAGAGCGCGTGCGTCTAGAGAGCCTCCGACGTCACCAGATCGAGGTCAAGTACCAAGGACTCCGGGAGATGCTTGACCAGATCCACGACTTGCAGGAAGTTATCGTGCGATACCAGCACGACAAAGAGAAGGAGCTGGCGTCACATGAAGCGTCAACCTCCATGATCGAGCTTGAGGCAAAACAGCAGGCGGAGTATCTCGAGGTCACCGAGATGGCCGCGCAGAAGCTGGCCACCAAAGAACAAGCACTCGCAACCGAGTACATTCTCCGAGTGatagaggagaagaaaacgGAAGATGCCTACCTTCAGGTACTAGAgggcttcttcgccggcaAGCCAGCGAGCGAAGCGCGTGTCGAGGAGCTTATGCGGCAGCTCCGGAAGAAGATGGATAAGGGGTGGCGGGCGTGGGTAAGGTGGAGGAAagaagaggcggcggcgtacaAGATGAAGGTAGAGGAGGAGCGGACAATACGAGAGGAAATCATGTACAGCGTGAAGAAACGGCACGAGGAGAGCGTCGAAGAAGGGCGAAGGGAGCTTGGGAGGAGGCAGGCGGCCGAGCTGCGGTGGGTGACGTTCGTTGTTGCGGAGAGAGCGCAGTTGTTGGCTCGGATGGAGACCGCGGAGGTGGAGGACGGAGCCAATGGCTATATTGTAAGTGGTagcgagggagaggcggcGTATGAGGGGGTTTCCGGTCCCAGTTGA
- a CDS encoding N-glycosylase dna lyase, whose protein sequence is MSVARVTEWRKLPLSLTELCIDTTLRCGQSFRWRKIKNEWCCTLYGRILSLKQDPTHLHYKVTWPAKPSYPLTPPVVDNELDGDDTEKLLRHYLSLKLDLKSLYEQWSAADPNFRKRAPEFGGVRMLSQDAWEALICFICSSNNNISRISQMVHKLCIHYGPLIGHIGDEPFHDFPPPEALTGSSVEAHLRELGFGYRAKYIAQTASIIVNDRPRGWFEGLTNPENPCFRKTPEGSRLPQSTYKEAHEKLLQLAGVGPKVADCVCLMGLGWGEAVPVDTHVWQIAQRDYKFGKTKTKTFNKPMYDAVGDHFRELWGKYAGWAHSVLFTADLKTFSERTVKKEEEGEGVTAKREATGDKDAPVLGTKRKVVKAKVEVDVDHEVPRTASLESSPKRRRTRSQSRKTT, encoded by the exons ATGTCTGTCGCCCGGGTGACTGAATGGCGCAAACTGCCTCTTAGTCTGACTGAGTTGTGTATCGACACGACTTTGCGATGTGGCCAATCGTTCCGTTGGCGCAAGATCAAGAATGAATG GTGCTGTACACTATACGGCCGAATTTTGTCGCTGAAGCAAGATCCAACTCACCTGCATTACAAGGTCACTTGGCCTGCGAAGCCATCTTATCCGCTCACGCCCCCGGTGGTTGACAACGaactcgacggcgacgacaccgAGAAGCTGCTGCGGCACTACCTGAGTCTCAAGCTAGATCTTAAGTCTCTGTACGAGCAATGGTCCGCGGCAGATCCGAATTTTCGCAAGAGGGCCCCTGAATTCGGCGGCGTCCGCATGCTGAGCCAAGATGCATGGGAAGCCCTGATTTGCTTCATTTGCAGTAGCAACAACAATATTTcgaggatatcacagatg GTTCACAAGCTCTGTATACATTATGGACCGCTCATAGGCCATATTGGAGATGAGCCGTTCCATGACTTTCCACCACCCGAAGCCCTAACGGGTAGCTCGGTAGAAGCGCATCTGAGAgagctcggcttcggctATCGGGCGAAGTATATCGCGCAGACGGCGTCGATCATTGTGAATGACCGGCCCAGGGGCTGGTTCGAGGGCCTGACGAACCCCGAGAACCCATGCTTCAGAAAGACGCCAGAAGGCTCTCGGTTGCCTCAAAGCACGTATAAAGAGGCACACGAGAAGCTCCTCCAACTAGCCGGCGTCGGGCCCAAGGTAGCCGACTGCGTCTGTTTGATGGGACTGGGTTGGGGCGAGGCTGTGCCGGTGGACACGCACGTCTGGCAAATCGCCCAGCGGGATTACAAGTTTggcaagaccaagaccaagacgtTCAACAAGCCCATGTACGACGCCGTAGGGGACCACTTCAGAGAGCTGTGGGGTAAGTATGCGGGCTGGGCGCACTCAGTTCTATTCACAGCGGACTTGAAGACGTTTTCCGAGCGGACAgtgaagaaagaagaggagggagagggggtgacggcgaagagggagGCTACTGGTGACAAAGACGCGCCGGTTCTGGGGACGAAGCGCAAGGTCGTGAAGGCGAAGGTGGAGGTCGATGTTGATCACGAGGTGCCACGGACGGCGTCTTTGGAGTCGTCGccgaagagaaggaggactCGGTCACAATCACGAAAGACGACCTGA